The Bos mutus isolate GX-2022 chromosome 12, NWIPB_WYAK_1.1, whole genome shotgun sequence genome includes a window with the following:
- the LOC102266324 gene encoding LOW QUALITY PROTEIN: histone H2B type 1-C/E/F/G/I (The sequence of the model RefSeq protein was modified relative to this genomic sequence to represent the inferred CDS: inserted 1 base in 1 codon) has translation MPEPAKSAPAPKKGSKKAVTKAQKKDGKKRKCSRKESYHVYMYKVLKQVHPDTXISSKAMGIMNSFVNAIFEHIAGEASRLAHYNKRSTITSREIQTALRLLLPGELAKHAVSEGTKAVTKYTSSK, from the exons ATGCCTGAACCGGCTAAGTCTGCTCCTGCCCCTAAAAAGGGCTctaaaaaagctgtgaccaaggcccagaagaaggaCGGCAAGAAGCGCAAGTGCAGCCGCAAGGAGAGCTACCACGTGTACAtgtacaaggtgctgaagcaagtCCATCCAGACA GCATCTCGTCCAAGGCCAtgggaatcatgaactccttcgtcAACGCCATTTTTGAGCACATCGCTGGCGAGGCATCACGCCTGGCGCATTACAACAAACGCTCgactatcacatccagggagatccagaccgccttgcgcttgctgctacctggggagctggccaagcacgctgtgtccgagggcactaaggctgtcaccaagtataccagctccaagtaa